The sequence CTTGGTCATAAAAAGATTTACAGAAAAGGCTTGTACTACTTTCATAAGCTCATTAGAACATGGAAACATAAAACCAGTGGCCtatttcacatttagaatgaaaaaaaaggaaaaagagaaacacataaaatgataaacaaaaatattaacttgaATTTAAAAGATACTGAGCACTAACAACAAGAGCTGACCTCCTCAGCCACTGACTTCTCTCCACCAGGCCATAAGGGGGCACTGTTTATTTTAGATCCCATTTTAACAGCTTCATTCTGAACGCTGTCCGTCCCGATCCTCTTCTGGATTTCAGAGGCCATTGTTAAAAATGCCTTCTCTACGTTGTTTGCGTTCTTGGCACTTGTCTCCAGGAATGGGATTTTGAGTGACTCAGCAAATTCCTGTAAACAGTGCAAATGAAAGTTCAAATATTTGCTTGGATCTCCCATTTTTGTAGAACAGACTTTACCATAAGTTTGCATTAGCAGAGGGCTTACCTTTGCTGTGGTAAAGTCCACCACCTTTTTTGAGGCAAGGTCACTCTTATTACCGACTAACAACTTGGAGACATTTTCACAGGCGTAGCGATCAATTTCTTCTAACCATTGCTTCACATTGTTGAAAGACTCCTATAAAAGCAAAGTACTTCATTAAACATTCTCTATATCCAAAATGTtataacattttgtaatatttaaaagtattaccTGCTCTGTGACATCATAGACAATTATAATCCCATGTGCCCCTCGATAATAGCTGGATGTTATTGTTCGAAATCGCTCTTGCCCTGCTGTATCCCATCAGgacagaaaaacatgaaaaaatgttacaaaaaagcaCAACACATATGTTGTTTGCAAAAAACGAGAGTATATCATTCTTCCTCCAAGCATTTAGGGCCTTTTTGCCAACACTTAAGTGAGTGGTGGTTAGTCAGTTAATCATCATATTATCAGTTTTTGTCACTTTACAAAAAGAATTAGATTTTAAACGTCTTGTTGCAGAAGCGTTTGTTTAAAACAGATCTAATAattacatgaaacaaaaaaagcaacacaTGCCTGACACAAACCAACTAAGTCTGAATatgaatgtatataaatgtatgtaatatctATACTCACAATCTGCAGTTTAACAGTCTTCCCCTCCATTTCGATAGTTCTGATCTTAAAATCTACTCCAATAGTGCTGATGTAGCTCTCTGTATAGGTGTCATCCTGTTAGAATAATTGTGTGTCATCAATAGAATCATCAACTCGTTTCTTCCATGAC is a genomic window of Cyprinus carpio isolate SPL01 chromosome B15, ASM1834038v1, whole genome shotgun sequence containing:
- the zgc:171927 gene encoding ras-related protein ORAB-1 is translated as MNPEYDYLFKLLLIGDSGVGKSCLLLRFADDTYTESYISTIGVDFKIRTIEMEGKTVKLQIWDTAGQERFRTITSSYYRGAHGIIIVYDVTEQESFNNVKQWLEEIDRYACENVSKLLVGNKSDLASKKVVDFTTAKEFAESLKIPFLETSAKNANNVEKAFLTMASEIQKRIGTDSVQNEAVKMGSKINSAPLWPGGEKSVAEEVSSCC